One stretch of Micromonospora cremea DNA includes these proteins:
- a CDS encoding Vms1/Ankzf1 family peptidyl-tRNA hydrolase has protein sequence MQLSFLRPLYDRPGPWCSVYLDASADTEDAHPALALRWRALARQLTDQGADEATVAALDRVIRGHDPMVGDYGLAVFATRGHVVLSEYLSAPPLRDLASYAPLPHVMPLLAQRGEQVAWVRVLADRTGADAMAVSAGGVPRRAHIAGREEFQLRRVQPGGWSQSRYQRAAMEAWHHNAGDVTAATVELAEKVGADVVVVAGDVRATGMIAAQMPERWQDAVVRTDAGSRAGGADQTLLDDLTVQTIAEVADQRISAALNRFGVQEDVGAGLDAVVRALQRNQVDTMLIVDDPSANGELWVGPEPTEIAVDPGQLAAMSVNDPQRVRADAALVRALVGTDAALTVLGPDEAPELTDGVGAVLRYVDASTPGRGNG, from the coding sequence CTCTACGACCGACCCGGGCCGTGGTGCTCGGTGTACCTGGACGCCTCCGCCGACACGGAGGACGCCCACCCGGCGCTGGCCCTACGCTGGCGTGCCCTGGCGCGTCAACTGACCGATCAGGGCGCGGACGAGGCGACCGTCGCCGCGCTGGACCGGGTGATCCGTGGCCACGACCCGATGGTCGGGGACTACGGCCTCGCGGTGTTCGCCACCCGCGGCCACGTGGTGCTCTCCGAGTACCTCTCCGCGCCACCGCTGCGCGACCTGGCCAGTTACGCGCCACTGCCGCACGTGATGCCGCTGCTCGCGCAGCGCGGCGAGCAGGTGGCGTGGGTGCGGGTGCTGGCCGACCGGACCGGCGCCGACGCGATGGCCGTCAGCGCGGGCGGGGTTCCCCGGCGCGCCCACATCGCCGGCCGGGAGGAATTCCAGCTGCGCCGGGTACAGCCCGGCGGCTGGTCCCAGTCGCGCTACCAGCGGGCCGCCATGGAGGCGTGGCACCACAATGCCGGCGACGTCACCGCCGCCACCGTGGAGCTGGCCGAGAAGGTCGGTGCCGACGTGGTGGTGGTTGCCGGCGACGTCCGGGCCACCGGGATGATCGCCGCACAGATGCCGGAGCGTTGGCAGGACGCGGTGGTGCGCACCGACGCCGGGTCACGGGCCGGCGGCGCCGACCAGACGTTGCTGGACGACCTCACCGTGCAGACCATCGCGGAGGTCGCCGACCAGCGGATCAGCGCCGCGCTGAACCGGTTCGGCGTGCAGGAGGACGTCGGCGCCGGGCTCGACGCGGTCGTGCGGGCCCTGCAACGCAACCAGGTGGACACCATGCTGATCGTGGACGATCCGTCGGCCAACGGCGAGCTGTGGGTCGGCCCCGAGCCGACCGAGATCGCCGTCGACCCGGGGCAGCTGGCGGCGATGTCGGTGAACGACCCGCAACGGGTCCGCGCCGACGCGGCGCTGGTCCGGGCGCTCGTCGGCACCGACGCGGCGCTGACCGTGCTGGGTCCGGACGAGGCGCCCGAGCTCACCGACGGCGTCGGCGCGGTGCTGCGGTACGTCGATGCGAGCACGCCCGGGCGCGGCAATGGCTGA